From the genome of Patescibacteria group bacterium, one region includes:
- the topA gene encoding type I DNA topoisomerase: MPKSLVIVESPTKARTITKFLGKDFQVESSFGHIRDLPVKTLGIDVKNNFEPEYEIPAKAKKTVDKLKKLAAKADEVILATDEDREGEAIAWHLSAALDLDAKKAERIVFHEITKNAIEDALKNPRHLDLKLVDAQQARRILDRLVGYKLSPLLWKKVARGLSAGRVQSVAVRIIVDREREIQNFKTEEYWSIEAELEKNTQNFIAQLIKIGSKKLTKLAIKNETEAQKIFADLQKAKYQVISIDKKESLRQPPTPFTTSTLQQEAGKKLGYSAKQTMMLAQQLYEGVELGSEGSVGLITYMRTDSLNLSAFSLDNARDYIQNKIGPNYIPDKPRFFKTKSKGAQEAHEAIRPTDVFRTPDEIANYLEPRQLKLYKLIWQRTLACQMQPAIMDSTTVDIKANDYIFRATGSIIKFDGFLKIYKTAVKENILPALNEKDELNLIELKKLQHFTQPPARYSEATLIKAMEEYGIGRPSTYAPTLATIQDRNYVKKNDDKKLQPTDIGMVVNDLLVEHFPQIVDLNFTAKMEEELDEIAEGKRKWQPVIKEFYEPFAQRLKTKEKEISKKDLVEEKTDLTCEKCGSPMVIKTGRFGKFLACSNYPECKNVQPLLVTSEEQKAEETKEKCPKCESPLIVKIGRFGKFLACSNYPTCKFTKNIQSSTGVACPKCQKGEIVAKRSKRGKTFYACNRYPDCDYALWSKPTGEKCPKCVSLLINAGKGKIKCSNKECDFEKTE; the protein is encoded by the coding sequence ATGCCAAAATCCCTAGTCATCGTGGAATCCCCCACCAAAGCCAGAACAATTACCAAATTTTTAGGTAAAGACTTCCAAGTGGAGTCTTCTTTTGGTCATATCCGCGATTTGCCTGTAAAAACCCTGGGAATTGATGTTAAAAATAATTTTGAGCCAGAATACGAAATTCCAGCCAAAGCTAAAAAAACCGTTGATAAGCTGAAAAAACTAGCAGCCAAAGCTGATGAAGTTATTCTGGCAACTGACGAAGACCGCGAAGGCGAAGCCATTGCCTGGCATTTAAGCGCGGCCTTGGATCTTGATGCTAAAAAAGCCGAACGCATTGTTTTCCATGAAATTACAAAAAACGCAATTGAAGATGCTTTAAAAAATCCTCGCCATCTGGATTTAAAATTAGTTGATGCTCAGCAAGCGCGTAGAATATTAGACCGCTTAGTTGGTTATAAACTTTCTCCTTTACTGTGGAAAAAAGTCGCTCGCGGTTTAAGCGCTGGCCGTGTCCAATCAGTCGCTGTGCGTATTATTGTTGACCGTGAACGAGAAATACAAAATTTTAAAACTGAAGAATATTGGTCAATTGAAGCAGAACTGGAAAAAAACACACAAAATTTTATTGCCCAATTAATTAAAATTGGCAGCAAAAAATTAACCAAGCTGGCCATTAAAAATGAAACAGAAGCCCAGAAGATATTTGCTGATCTGCAAAAAGCCAAATATCAAGTTATCAGTATTGATAAAAAAGAAAGCTTAAGACAGCCGCCAACTCCTTTTACCACAAGTACTTTACAACAGGAAGCTGGCAAAAAATTAGGCTATTCCGCCAAACAAACTATGATGCTGGCCCAGCAATTATATGAAGGCGTGGAATTAGGTTCCGAAGGTTCGGTTGGCTTAATAACTTACATGAGAACTGATTCTCTTAATTTATCTGCATTTTCTTTGGATAATGCGCGGGATTATATCCAAAATAAAATCGGCCCGAATTATATTCCTGACAAGCCAAGATTTTTCAAAACAAAATCAAAAGGCGCGCAAGAAGCCCATGAAGCTATCAGGCCGACTGATGTTTTTCGCACCCCTGATGAAATTGCCAATTATTTAGAACCCAGACAATTAAAACTCTATAAATTAATCTGGCAAAGAACTTTGGCCTGCCAGATGCAGCCGGCAATCATGGATTCAACCACGGTTGATATTAAAGCTAATGATTATATTTTCAGGGCCACAGGCTCAATTATTAAATTTGACGGATTTTTAAAAATTTACAAAACTGCCGTTAAAGAAAATATTTTACCAGCCTTAAATGAAAAGGATGAATTAAATTTAATTGAATTAAAAAAATTACAGCATTTTACCCAGCCACCGGCTCGTTATAGCGAAGCAACTTTAATCAAAGCCATGGAAGAATATGGCATTGGCCGGCCATCCACTTATGCTCCGACCTTGGCCACAATTCAGGACAGAAATTATGTTAAAAAAAATGATGACAAAAAACTTCAGCCAACTGATATCGGCATGGTAGTTAATGATTTATTGGTAGAACATTTCCCCCAAATCGTGGATTTAAATTTTACAGCCAAAATGGAAGAGGAGCTTGATGAGATCGCCGAGGGCAAAAGAAAGTGGCAGCCAGTGATTAAAGAATTTTATGAGCCCTTTGCCCAAAGGTTAAAAACTAAAGAAAAAGAAATTTCTAAAAAAGATTTAGTGGAAGAAAAAACAGATTTAACTTGTGAAAAGTGCGGCTCGCCCATGGTAATTAAAACCGGTCGCTTTGGCAAATTCTTGGCTTGCTCCAATTATCCTGAATGCAAAAATGTCCAACCTCTTTTGGTTACTTCCGAAGAACAAAAAGCTGAGGAAACCAAGGAAAAATGTCCTAAATGCGAATCACCTTTAATTGTCAAAATCGGACGCTTTGGCAAATTCCTAGCCTGTTCCAATTATCCAACCTGTAAATTCACTAAAAATATCCAGTCTTCAACAGGCGTTGCCTGCCCTAAATGCCAAAAAGGAGAAATTGTGGCCAAAAGAAGCAAGCGCGGCAAAACATTTTATGCCTGCAATCGTTATCCTGACTGCGATTATGCTCTCTGGTCAAAACCAACCGGAGAAAAATGTCCGAAATGTGTTTCTCTTTTAATCAATGCCGGCAAAGGCAAAATCAAATGCAGTAATAAAGAATGTGACTTTGAAAAAACAGAATAA
- the dprA gene encoding DNA-processing protein DprA: MTSDLKYWLAISQFAKIGAARFKKLYNYFPNMETAWQAGFLELQKSGLEPNIAQEFIVVKKDINPDIEMEKVKQEQIEVITVQDENYPRLLKEIFNPPALLYIKGDSQNLNNKFNLAVVGTRKISNYGKQITPELVKPLVQNGFTITSGLALGVDALAHHSAVEARGKTIAVLGSGLDQKSIYPSSNRYLAQGIIDNDGTIISEFPIGMLPLKHNFPTRNRIIAGLSLGTLVIEAAETSGALITAFLALEQNREVFAVPGSLFNRNSIGTHKLIQKGAKLITSYQDILDELNLQEVKNFVANQKVLPETNEEKIIIQTLNHEPVHIDEIIKKSNLPVSLVTGCLSLMEMKGLIKNLGGQNYILLG, from the coding sequence ATGACAAGCGATCTAAAATATTGGCTAGCAATTTCCCAGTTTGCCAAAATCGGAGCTGCCAGATTTAAAAAATTATACAATTATTTCCCTAATATGGAAACGGCCTGGCAAGCTGGATTTTTAGAATTGCAAAAAAGCGGGCTAGAACCAAATATTGCCCAGGAATTTATTGTTGTCAAAAAAGATATAAATCCAGATATAGAAATGGAAAAAGTTAAGCAGGAGCAAATTGAAGTCATAACAGTCCAAGACGAAAATTATCCCAGACTTTTAAAAGAAATCTTCAATCCACCGGCTTTACTTTATATAAAAGGCGATTCACAAAATTTAAATAATAAATTTAATTTAGCGGTTGTGGGCACTAGAAAAATTTCCAATTATGGCAAACAAATCACGCCTGAATTAGTTAAACCTCTGGTGCAAAATGGTTTTACTATTACTAGTGGTTTAGCTCTTGGAGTTGATGCTTTAGCTCATCATTCTGCTGTTGAAGCCCGGGGTAAAACAATCGCTGTCTTAGGCAGCGGCCTGGATCAAAAAAGTATTTATCCATCTTCCAACCGCTATTTAGCACAAGGGATTATAGATAATGATGGCACAATAATTTCTGAATTTCCCATTGGCATGTTGCCTTTAAAACATAATTTTCCGACCCGCAACAGAATTATCGCTGGTTTAAGTTTAGGCACATTAGTAATTGAAGCGGCTGAAACTTCGGGCGCATTAATCACGGCCTTTTTAGCTCTGGAACAAAACCGCGAGGTCTTTGCCGTGCCCGGCTCTTTATTTAATCGCAATTCAATTGGCACGCATAAACTAATCCAAAAAGGCGCCAAATTAATTACTAGTTATCAGGACATTTTAGATGAATTAAATTTACAGGAAGTTAAAAATTTTGTGGCAAATCAAAAGGTCTTGCCAGAAACAAATGAAGAAAAAATCATTATCCAAACTTTAAATCATGAGCCTGTTCACATTGATGAAATAATCAAAAAAAGCAACTTGCCAGTTTCACTGGTAACCGGCTGTTTAAGCCTGATGGAAATGAAGGGCCTGATTAAAAATCTAGGCGGGCAAAATTACATTCTTTTAGGCTAA
- the pth gene encoding aminoacyl-tRNA hydrolase — protein MTKLIVGLGNPGPEYQNTRHNIGFHIIDTIAEDLILKSLKLNKKFQAEICEGTFGEQKIILAKPQTFMNNSGIAVKKIKTFYKIKPQDITIIHDDIDLPIGVMRISKDASSGGHKGIESIIYNLKSKNLIRIRIGIANELRTKIPVDKFVLQKFSLEDEKKLKNIFLAALNAVQMLIEGEKLAKVQNKYN, from the coding sequence ATGACCAAATTAATCGTCGGCCTCGGCAATCCCGGCCCAGAATATCAAAATACCCGACATAACATTGGTTTTCACATTATTGACACAATCGCTGAAGATCTGATTTTAAAATCCTTAAAACTAAATAAAAAATTCCAGGCAGAAATCTGCGAAGGCACTTTTGGCGAACAAAAAATTATTTTAGCCAAGCCTCAAACTTTCATGAATAATTCCGGAATTGCGGTCAAGAAAATCAAAACTTTTTACAAAATCAAACCTCAAGATATTACTATTATTCATGATGATATAGATTTACCTATTGGAGTCATGCGCATTTCCAAAGATGCAAGTTCGGGTGGGCACAAAGGGATTGAATCTATAATCTATAATCTAAAATCTAAAAATCTAATTCGCATTAGAATTGGCATTGCCAATGAATTAAGAACCAAAATCCCGGTTGACAAATTTGTTCTCCAAAAATTCTCTCTTGAAGATGAAAAAAAATTAAAAAATATTTTTCTGGCCGCACTCAACGCTGTCCAAATGTTAATTGAAGGTGAAAAACTAGCCAAAGTTCAAAATAAATATAATTAA
- a CDS encoding four helix bundle protein, whose amino-acid sequence MKFERFEDIIAWQKSKELVISAYACFKECIDYSFRNQIQRAVISIMNNIAEGFERKTNKEFIRFLYMAKGSCGEARSMLYLALELKYISREDFEKNYNMALEISKILSGLIKSL is encoded by the coding sequence ATGAAATTTGAACGATTTGAGGATATTATTGCTTGGCAAAAAAGTAAAGAATTAGTCATTTCTGCCTATGCTTGTTTTAAAGAATGCATAGATTATAGTTTTAGGAATCAAATACAAAGAGCTGTTATTTCAATTATGAATAATATTGCCGAAGGATTTGAGAGAAAAACAAACAAGGAATTTATAAGATTTTTATATATGGCCAAGGGTTCGTGCGGAGAAGCAAGATCAATGTTATATTTAGCTTTAGAATTAAAATATATTTCAAGAGAAGATTTTGAAAAAAATTATAATATGGCTTTAGAAATTTCAAAAATCCTCTCCGGCTTAATAAAATCTTTATAA
- a CDS encoding diacylglycerol kinase family protein has product MKALFIYNPIAGKKNTKDKLIKNLLKQYDFEIVWHDTSIGPFTNLKPNDFERIFACGGDGTIKEISSWILHNNSQTPLAIIPLGSGNILAQSLGIPLDTPKALKLGFSDQIKKIDVGLINHRHYFLIAAGCGFDARIIKNTSRKAKRAWGFLAYGLSLILNFFNVKPDKFFIKFDGYSKTVTAQSIFISNFAKFFNLKLNPESRIDDGNLNISILKTLRLKDLIILIRRFLFEDYQKDWRYEFHKVKDVYILPFNKKTHMQIDGEVIELPYLDIKVLPQALNIIANKLP; this is encoded by the coding sequence ATGAAAGCGTTATTCATCTATAATCCGATTGCTGGTAAAAAAAACACAAAAGATAAACTAATCAAAAACCTTTTAAAACAATATGATTTTGAAATTGTCTGGCATGATACCTCAATCGGTCCTTTTACTAATTTAAAGCCAAATGACTTTGAGCGTATTTTTGCCTGTGGCGGCGATGGCACGATTAAAGAAATTAGCTCCTGGATATTGCATAATAACAGTCAGACTCCCCTGGCAATCATTCCCTTAGGCAGCGGCAATATCCTGGCACAATCATTGGGCATTCCTTTAGATACTCCCAAAGCTTTAAAACTCGGATTTTCTGACCAGATAAAAAAAATTGATGTTGGTTTAATCAATCATCGCCATTATTTTCTGATTGCTGCTGGCTGTGGCTTTGATGCCAGGATAATTAAAAATACTTCTCGTAAAGCCAAAAGAGCCTGGGGTTTTCTAGCTTATGGCTTGAGCCTTATTTTAAATTTTTTCAATGTTAAACCGGATAAATTCTTCATAAAATTTGACGGCTATTCCAAAACGGTCACTGCCCAGAGCATTTTCATTTCCAATTTTGCTAAATTCTTTAATCTTAAATTAAATCCTGAGTCAAGAATTGACGATGGGAATTTGAATATTAGCATTTTAAAAACCTTGCGCCTCAAAGATTTAATTATCTTAATCCGCCGCTTTTTATTTGAAGATTATCAAAAAGATTGGCGTTATGAATTCCATAAAGTCAAAGATGTTTATATTTTGCCGTTTAATAAAAAAACTCATATGCAAATTGACGGCGAAGTGATAGAATTGCCTTATCTGGACATCAAAGTACTGCCCCAAGCTTTAAATATAATCGCGAATAAACTACCGTGA
- the der gene encoding ribosome biogenesis GTPase Der — MKELSKVIIMGRPNTGKSTLFNRLVEKPKAITSAIAGTTRDFLISPVYWQGINFELMDTGGIETIIPPKKLKTLSAQPQLEYSLEIIKKTQAALKQADLILLLVDIQAGLMPQDKELALALKKFNKNIILVGNKTDSLKWRAQGAEFFKLGLGEPIYVSAINGSNTGDLLDVVINNLKKIKKVRKSKKFEVKKAIKVSIIGKPNVGKSSLLNALLGEERVIVSPIPFTTREAIDTSLEYQGQNYILIDTAGIRKQANVGEGLEKQSVRKSINNAKQSDVCFLVLDISQPITIQDNKLSKILLDARVGIVIIANKWDLLPEKDTKSADKFKKYLFRNFPYMTWAPVIFVSALTQQNIHKVLDLALKVYQARQTKISASALNKFLKRTIKMHKPSQEKGALHPYLTNLKQTDINPPSFSLQIRRRDTLNQSYIRYLENALRDKFNLTGTPLNISLKKGE, encoded by the coding sequence ATGAAAGAACTGTCCAAAGTCATAATTATGGGGCGACCGAATACCGGCAAATCAACGCTTTTTAACCGTTTAGTAGAAAAGCCTAAAGCCATCACCTCTGCTATAGCCGGTACCACCCGTGATTTTTTAATCAGCCCTGTTTATTGGCAGGGCATTAATTTTGAATTAATGGACACGGGTGGAATTGAAACAATAATCCCGCCCAAAAAGCTTAAAACACTTTCGGCTCAACCTCAGCTTGAATATTCCTTAGAAATTATAAAAAAAACTCAAGCTGCCTTAAAACAAGCGGATTTAATTTTGTTATTGGTTGACATCCAAGCCGGACTGATGCCGCAAGACAAGGAATTAGCCCTGGCTTTAAAAAAATTTAATAAAAATATAATTTTGGTAGGCAATAAAACAGACTCTCTCAAGTGGCGAGCTCAAGGCGCTGAGTTTTTCAAATTAGGCTTGGGCGAACCAATTTATGTTTCGGCTATAAATGGCTCAAACACAGGAGATCTGCTTGATGTAGTTATTAATAATTTAAAAAAAATAAAAAAAGTAAGAAAATCTAAAAAATTTGAAGTAAAAAAAGCCATAAAGGTATCAATCATCGGCAAACCCAATGTCGGCAAATCATCGCTTTTAAATGCGCTATTAGGCGAAGAACGGGTAATTGTCTCACCTATTCCATTTACCACGCGCGAAGCCATTGATACATCTTTAGAATATCAGGGACAAAATTATATTTTAATAGATACTGCTGGCATTCGTAAGCAGGCCAATGTGGGTGAAGGTTTAGAAAAACAATCAGTCAGAAAAAGCATAAACAATGCCAAGCAATCTGATGTTTGCTTTCTTGTTTTGGATATTTCCCAGCCAATTACCATTCAGGATAATAAGCTCAGTAAAATCTTGCTTGATGCCAGAGTGGGAATTGTCATTATTGCAAATAAATGGGATTTGCTGCCGGAAAAAGATACTAAAAGCGCTGACAAATTTAAAAAATATCTTTTTCGCAATTTTCCCTACATGACTTGGGCGCCGGTAATTTTTGTTTCTGCTTTAACTCAACAAAACATCCATAAGGTTTTAGATCTGGCCTTAAAAGTCTATCAGGCTCGCCAAACAAAAATATCTGCCAGCGCTTTAAATAAATTTTTAAAACGCACTATAAAAATGCACAAGCCTTCGCAAGAAAAAGGCGCTCTCCATCCTTATCTGACAAATTTAAAACAAACAGATATCAATCCCCCGAGTTTTTCCTTACAAATTCGCCGCCGAGACACTTTAAACCAATCCTATATAAGATATTTAGAAAATGCGCTACGTGATAAATTTAATCTTACTGGGACACCTTTAAATATAAGCCTTAAAAAAGGAGAATAA
- a CDS encoding LCP family protein, translating into MPIPKINFLEYIEKEYKQKKKILSKIFFYPLIFFIIFISFFSFQVIFSGEGIAQNLEKINPFGGFGFSLSQDKLLKGEENDRINILLLGMGGEGHPGPYLTDTIILASLKPSENKVVLTSIPRDLSIPIPGYGWRRINEANHFGELKESGSGAEFATQTISQVFDIPIDYYVRVDFSGFEKLIDALGGVNVNVENSFTDNQFPTDDFSSNPNGYQTISFKAGWQKMDGLTALNYARSRHGTNNEGSDFARSKRQQQVLQAVKDQALSFTTFLSYNKISALMKMYSEHVSTNMDIWEMFKFVKLAKKVDKQNISTLVLDNGENSPLYATMINGAYLLLPKDMSFYQLKQMVKYVFEPAKEVKAKEKIKVEIQNGTKIEGLAYQTSTNLKKKGYEVIKIGNAQKQDFTTTVIYDLTNGQKVEELQDLKAKLNANATFNQPEPGITYSANIDFLIILGQDQQTISRAE; encoded by the coding sequence ATGCCAATCCCAAAAATAAACTTCCTAGAATATATTGAAAAAGAATATAAGCAAAAAAAGAAAATTTTGTCCAAGATCTTTTTTTATCCTTTAATTTTTTTCATCATCTTTATCTCCTTTTTTTCATTTCAAGTAATCTTTTCCGGCGAAGGCATCGCGCAGAATCTGGAAAAAATTAATCCTTTTGGCGGTTTCGGATTTTCACTCAGCCAGGATAAATTATTAAAAGGAGAAGAAAACGACCGGATAAATATTTTGCTTTTAGGCATGGGCGGGGAAGGCCATCCCGGCCCTTATCTGACCGATACAATTATTCTGGCTTCGCTTAAGCCTTCGGAAAATAAAGTTGTTTTAACTTCCATTCCGCGCGATTTGTCTATCCCAATCCCGGGTTATGGCTGGCGCAGGATAAATGAGGCTAATCATTTTGGTGAATTAAAAGAATCCGGTTCAGGTGCAGAATTTGCCACGCAAACAATCAGCCAAGTTTTTGATATTCCTATTGACTACTACGTACGGGTTGATTTTTCTGGTTTTGAAAAACTTATTGACGCGCTTGGCGGAGTAAACGTAAACGTAGAAAATAGTTTTACCGACAATCAATTTCCGACTGATGATTTTAGTTCAAATCCAAATGGCTACCAGACTATTTCCTTCAAAGCCGGCTGGCAAAAGATGGATGGATTGACTGCTTTAAATTATGCCCGCTCTCGCCATGGCACAAATAATGAAGGCTCTGATTTTGCCCGCTCAAAAAGACAGCAGCAGGTGCTGCAGGCAGTCAAAGATCAGGCTTTATCTTTTACAACATTTTTAAGCTATAACAAAATTTCTGCCTTAATGAAAATGTACAGCGAGCACGTCTCAACAAATATGGACATCTGGGAAATGTTCAAGTTCGTTAAATTGGCGAAAAAAGTTGATAAACAAAATATTTCCACTTTAGTTTTAGATAACGGAGAGAACAGCCCGCTTTATGCCACCATGATTAATGGCGCTTATTTGCTTTTGCCCAAAGATATGTCTTTTTACCAGCTAAAGCAAATGGTTAAATATGTTTTTGAACCAGCCAAAGAGGTCAAAGCCAAAGAAAAAATTAAAGTGGAAATTCAAAACGGCACTAAAATTGAAGGTCTGGCCTATCAAACATCAACGAATTTAAAAAAGAAAGGCTATGAAGTCATAAAAATTGGCAATGCGCAAAAACAAGATTTTACCACTACCGTTATTTATGATTTAACCAATGGCCAAAAAGTTGAAGAACTGCAGGATTTAAAAGCAAAATTAAATGCCAACGCAACTTTTAACCAGCCCGAACCAGGGATTACCTACTCAGCAAATATTGACTTTTTAATTATTTTAGGCCAAGATCAACAGACAATCTCCCGAGCAGAATAA
- the lepB gene encoding signal peptidase I has translation MKENNQFEWNTKSTYDSIWRTISEFIGEIVKVIIISLAIIIPVRYFLIQPFYVKGASMEPNFHDHEYLIINEIVYRFENPQRGDIVVFRYPKDPSQYFIKRVIGLPGEKIKIKDNKVYVYNDKYPNGLAINEDVYLPEDEQTPNLGLTEFILGSDEYFVMGDNREASLDSRRFGPVPRRLIIGKAWIRGWPFDKITIFQTPQYNI, from the coding sequence ATGAAAGAAAATAACCAGTTTGAATGGAATACGAAGTCTACCTATGACTCTATCTGGAGAACAATAAGCGAATTTATAGGGGAGATAGTTAAAGTAATTATAATTTCCTTAGCCATTATTATCCCGGTGCGCTATTTTTTGATCCAGCCTTTTTATGTCAAAGGCGCTTCAATGGAACCAAATTTCCATGATCATGAATATTTAATAATTAATGAAATAGTCTATCGTTTTGAGAATCCCCAAAGAGGAGACATTGTTGTATTCCGCTATCCTAAAGATCCCAGCCAATATTTTATAAAAAGAGTTATTGGCTTGCCAGGCGAAAAAATTAAAATTAAAGATAATAAAGTATACGTTTATAATGATAAGTATCCTAATGGTCTGGCGATTAATGAGGATGTTTATCTGCCAGAAGATGAACAAACGCCCAATTTGGGGTTAACTGAATTTATTTTAGGCAGTGATGAATATTTTGTCATGGGTGATAATCGCGAGGCAAGTTTAGATTCGCGACGTTTTGGGCCAGTACCCAGACGCTTAATTATCGGCAAAGCCTGGATAAGAGGCTGGCCATTTGATAAGATAACAATTTTTCAGACTCCGCAATATAATATTTAA
- the hisS gene encoding histidine--tRNA ligase, giving the protein MKKIKPVVAKEKIEPTSKAVKVSKKTPQVLRGFKDILPGEQKYWNLIKNKAAAIARDYGFERIDLPFLEETGLFNRAVGKDTDIVEKEMFSFEDRGGEKISLRPEATSQIVRAYINHGMLNLPQPVKLYYIGPMFRYERPQSGRYRQHTQFGFEALGDKNPILDAEVIIMAYNCLQELGLKVNIQINSIGCPDCRKEYKTQLVNYYKTQRTDLCPDCKIRLGKNPLRLLDCKEEKCQAIAEDAPQIVDWLCEECKVHFVKVLEFLDELEVPYNLNSRLVRGLDYYTKTVFEIWTNLSEQEQQTEGKKAQIALGGGGRYDDLVELLGGRSTPAVGASIGIERVVLKIKEANIEVPEIVKYDIFVAQLGEAAKRKCLALYEVLRKEGLKVAECFSKDGLKNQLEIANKLGVKYALILGQKELSEGTILLRDMDGGVQETINYDKAVKEVKKRLSN; this is encoded by the coding sequence ATGAAAAAAATTAAACCAGTTGTGGCTAAAGAAAAAATAGAGCCGACTAGCAAAGCCGTTAAGGTGTCAAAAAAAACACCTCAGGTTTTGCGTGGCTTCAAAGATATTCTGCCGGGTGAACAAAAATATTGGAATTTGATAAAAAATAAAGCCGCGGCCATTGCCAGAGATTATGGTTTTGAAAGAATTGATTTGCCATTTTTGGAAGAGACCGGTCTTTTTAACAGAGCCGTTGGCAAGGATACTGATATTGTAGAAAAGGAAATGTTTTCTTTTGAAGATCGCGGCGGAGAAAAAATCAGTTTGAGGCCAGAAGCGACAAGCCAGATAGTGAGAGCCTATATAAATCATGGCATGTTGAATTTGCCTCAACCTGTTAAACTATATTATATCGGTCCGATGTTCCGCTATGAGCGTCCGCAATCAGGCAGATATCGCCAGCACACTCAATTTGGCTTTGAAGCCCTGGGAGACAAAAATCCGATTTTAGATGCGGAAGTCATTATAATGGCTTATAATTGTTTGCAGGAATTAGGTTTGAAAGTAAATATTCAGATCAATAGCATTGGCTGCCCTGATTGCCGTAAAGAATATAAGACGCAATTGGTTAATTATTATAAAACTCAGAGAACTGATTTGTGTCCTGATTGCAAAATCAGGTTAGGCAAAAATCCTTTGCGACTTTTAGATTGCAAAGAAGAAAAATGTCAGGCCATAGCTGAAGATGCGCCGCAAATTGTAGATTGGCTGTGTGAAGAGTGTAAAGTTCATTTTGTCAAAGTTCTGGAATTTTTAGATGAATTGGAAGTCCCATATAATTTAAATTCGCGCCTGGTCAGGGGTCTTGATTATTATACAAAAACAGTTTTTGAAATTTGGACTAATTTAAGTGAACAAGAGCAGCAAACCGAAGGCAAAAAAGCCCAGATAGCTTTGGGTGGAGGCGGACGCTACGATGATTTAGTTGAACTTTTGGGTGGCAGAAGCACGCCCGCGGTCGGCGCTTCAATTGGAATTGAGCGAGTAGTCTTAAAAATAAAGGAAGCAAATATTGAGGTTCCGGAAATTGTTAAATATGATATTTTTGTAGCGCAATTAGGTGAAGCGGCTAAAAGAAAATGCCTGGCCTTGTATGAAGTTTTACGCAAAGAGGGCTTGAAAGTTGCTGAATGTTTTTCCAAAGATGGTTTAAAAAATCAGCTGGAAATAGCTAATAAATTAGGAGTAAAATATGCTTTAATTTTAGGCCAGAAAGAATTGTCAGAAGGCACAATTTTGCTTCGTGATATGGATGGCGGCGTTCAGGAAACAATTAATTATGATAAGGCAGTTAAAGAAGTAAAAAAGCGTTTGTCAAATTAA
- a CDS encoding 30S ribosomal protein S21: protein MTEIKRKKGETFESLLRRFNKRMLQSGKLLQAKKIRFLEKDPNKNLAKKLALRRLKIKAKNEYLKKIGKDLEE, encoded by the coding sequence ATGACAGAAATTAAAAGGAAAAAAGGCGAGACTTTCGAAAGCTTGCTGCGACGTTTTAATAAAAGAATGTTGCAAAGCGGTAAGTTGCTCCAGGCTAAAAAGATAAGGTTTTTAGAAAAAGACCCGAACAAGAATTTAGCCAAAAAATTGGCTTTGAGAAGATTAAAAATCAAAGCCAAAAATGAATATTTAAAGAAAATTGGCAAGGATTTAGAAGAATAA
- a CDS encoding GatB/YqeY domain-containing protein: MSILEQINQDFQQAFKNRETSTISTLRLVLAAAKNERIKKMADLQDEDIIRVLKSEVKKRKESISDFQKGERPDLVANEEAEIKIIEKYLPATLSEEDLRQKIKAILQGAEDKENLGKVIGLVMKDLKGTADGSLVRKIVEEELNK, from the coding sequence ATGTCAATTTTAGAGCAAATCAACCAAGATTTTCAGCAGGCTTTTAAAAACAGGGAAACAAGCACAATTTCTACATTGCGCTTAGTTTTGGCTGCTGCCAAAAATGAAAGAATAAAAAAAATGGCTGATTTGCAAGATGAAGATATTATTCGGGTTCTTAAAAGCGAGGTTAAAAAGAGGAAAGAATCTATTAGCGATTTTCAAAAAGGAGAACGGCCTGATTTGGTTGCGAATGAAGAAGCTGAGATTAAAATTATTGAAAAATATTTGCCAGCTACCCTAAGTGAAGAGGATTTAAGACAGAAAATAAAAGCCATTTTGCAAGGGGCGGAAGACAAAGAAAATCTAGGCAAGGTTATCGGGTTGGTGATGAAAGACTTGAAAGGCACGGCAGATGGCAGCCTGGTTAGAAAAATTGTGGAAGAAGAATTGAATAAATAA